In the genome of Bacteroidales bacterium, one region contains:
- a CDS encoding SBBP repeat-containing protein, with protein sequence MKKIIFSAVFLCISFMYTYAQNFVWAKSIGGQNHQYVNGIDLDSAGNVYLTGQVIGETDFDPSVNMFNLIGSGDGSAFFSKLSTNGDLVWAKIFDGGKSSSNGIDVNSSGVYYAGSFKYSPQLDGVSIFQNEPYYYNAFILKLSLNGNYQFANAIRSHYYHSNPNNPNDSLATGNSVAADVAAGNNFAYFTGHFEDTIQVGQNVYYSTNDAYDAFIAKDDLTSFSSIHFTSNDGGSAITVDAANNVYTVGYYDGGIFIKGGWIKQISGSDILVNSITTDNNGNIYITGRFSGTIDFDPGPGSNTLSGFYDAYVLKLNSSGDFVWVKKIGGSNFDEGKAICTDTSGNIYITGKFAGTADFDPSNNTFNLTSSGYLDIFVCKLDLNGDFVWAVKMGSSQNDDEGVDLCVDNNNNVYVTGTFKATADFDPGPGVFTLTPVTELYSEIFICKLSQSPEIEVLGNNIVIPNGDYTPSTNDNTYFGDVPPNTSVNKFFRINNTGSQPLYLTNNPRVSVTGSAFTLISDASPVIDPGSYAMFEVKFLPTTCEEYDGTISIANNDDDENPYIFVILGYGIDNTHPNITCKNDTTINIAAGSTYYIVQGNELDPYDYSDNCGIDTVYNSINQLSTLAGAQLNIGTHQIIWTIKDLAGFIDTCILNVTINSASAINNNNLSKVTIYPNPAENNLYIDFGNLQGNKKIIISNSLGQEIFINSTSATSTEIDIKQFSEGLYFETFAKLYYFFDISKIFA encoded by the coding sequence ATGAAAAAAATAATTTTCTCTGCAGTATTTTTATGCATAAGCTTTATGTATACATATGCACAAAATTTTGTTTGGGCCAAAAGTATTGGTGGCCAAAATCATCAATATGTAAATGGTATTGATTTAGACAGTGCAGGTAATGTTTATTTAACAGGACAAGTTATAGGAGAGACAGACTTTGACCCAAGTGTAAACATGTTTAATTTGATAGGTTCAGGAGATGGCAGTGCTTTTTTTTCAAAATTAAGTACAAATGGTGATTTAGTTTGGGCAAAAATATTTGATGGAGGAAAGAGTAGTTCGAATGGAATTGATGTAAACTCTTCAGGAGTGTATTATGCAGGTTCTTTTAAATATTCTCCACAATTGGACGGAGTTAGTATTTTTCAAAACGAACCTTATTATTACAATGCATTTATTTTAAAACTTTCCTTAAACGGCAATTATCAGTTTGCAAATGCCATTAGGTCACATTATTATCATTCTAATCCTAATAATCCTAATGATAGCCTTGCCACTGGCAATAGTGTAGCTGCAGATGTTGCTGCTGGAAATAATTTTGCTTATTTTACAGGTCATTTTGAAGACACTATCCAGGTAGGACAGAACGTATATTATTCTACTAATGACGCTTATGATGCTTTTATTGCAAAAGACGACTTAACATCTTTTTCATCAATACACTTTACTTCAAATGATGGTGGTAGTGCAATTACAGTTGATGCTGCTAATAATGTTTATACAGTGGGATACTATGATGGAGGGATTTTTATAAAAGGAGGATGGATAAAGCAAATCAGCGGTTCTGATATTCTAGTTAATTCTATAACTACCGATAACAATGGAAATATATATATTACAGGTAGATTTTCTGGTACTATTGATTTTGATCCGGGTCCCGGTTCAAATACCTTATCAGGATTTTATGACGCTTATGTTTTAAAACTCAATTCAAGTGGTGATTTTGTTTGGGTAAAAAAAATAGGAGGAAGTAATTTTGACGAAGGAAAAGCTATATGTACTGATACTAGTGGTAATATATACATAACAGGTAAATTTGCAGGAACAGCCGATTTTGACCCTTCTAACAATACATTTAATCTTACATCAAGTGGTTATTTAGATATTTTTGTGTGCAAATTAGACTTAAATGGCGACTTTGTTTGGGCTGTAAAAATGGGAAGTAGCCAAAATGATGATGAAGGAGTTGACCTTTGCGTTGATAATAATAATAATGTTTATGTAACAGGCACTTTCAAAGCTACTGCCGATTTTGATCCAGGACCAGGCGTTTTTACATTAACTCCTGTGACTGAACTTTATAGTGAAATATTTATTTGTAAGTTATCTCAAAGTCCTGAAATTGAAGTATTAGGAAACAATATAGTAATACCCAATGGTGATTATACACCATCTACAAATGATAACACTTATTTTGGTGATGTTCCACCCAATACTTCTGTAAATAAATTTTTTAGAATTAATAATACAGGTAGTCAACCTTTATATTTAACTAATAACCCAAGAGTTTCTGTAACAGGTAGTGCTTTTACACTTATCAGTGACGCTTCCCCAGTTATAGACCCAGGTTCTTATGCTATGTTTGAAGTAAAATTTTTACCTACTACTTGTGAAGAATATGATGGAACAATAAGTATTGCCAATAATGATGATGATGAAAATCCTTACATTTTCGTTATTTTAGGGTATGGAATAGATAATACACATCCTAACATCACTTGCAAAAATGATACTACAATTAATATTGCAGCAGGTTCAACCTATTATATCGTCCAAGGAAACGAACTAGACCCATACGATTATTCTGATAACTGTGGAATTGACACTGTATATAATTCCATCAACCAACTATCAACACTTGCAGGTGCACAATTGAATATTGGAACACACCAAATTATATGGACTATTAAAGACCTTGCTGGATTTATAGATACTTGTATTTTAAATGTTACTATAAATTCAGCATCTGCTATTAACAATAATAATTTATCGAAAGTTACAATTTATCCAAATCCTGCA